The Spirosoma sp. SC4-14 DNA window CAGTATCGTAGACCTCCCCTTTCTGGTCGAGGCAGGTAAAATAGCCGCCAAATTCTTTGTCGCCGGAATGGTTGAACCAGAACGGTACAACATCGTTCAGCAAATTAGTACGGTAGAGATGCTGGTAATCGTTGAGTTGCATAAGTATGAAACAGTTCCTGATAGGCGAACGAGCAAACAGGATTTTATTATTTATTTGGCCCTACTTAATAAATCAAATTATTAACTTGGCAGTAAAGTAAGATATTCAAAATTAAGATAGCAACAGAAAATTAAAATAAATTTTATTCAGGTTATTAGATGAATGATGATAGCAGGCTTTCAGCAGAATGCCATTTCGGCCTATATCCTTTCCCGGATTGCCTCTGCGGCCAAATAGTTTACTTGTTTACCAGGGCATTTTCATACCAATGCCGTAGGCATGTCATCATAGTAGCTATACATACAGGAAATGCCAATCAGTACTACTATGATGCCATCGCTTTGGCGGCCCGGCACTACGTGGTTATACGTTTTTATGAAAAAGCCCTGTATTGTCCACAGAGGCACAGAGAACACTGAAAGAATTTGTTTAAACTTTTGCTGAAATCGCATTTTGTCATCTCTCCTTCGTCGGGATGACAAAATGCCCCTTCAAGACTCGATTGTAGAAAGTTTAAAACTGCTTCTATAACAGTTACCGAAACTGGCAAAGACTTGGCTATAAACAAATTATGCCAGTGAAAGCGCCCGGTCGCGTACCAGCAGACAAGCGCCGACAATACCCGCGTGTTCGCCCAATTTCGATAGTTTTAGCTGCGTGTCGTTGTTGACCAGGCTTAAGGAGTATTTATTGAGGGATGTTTTGATGGGCAGTTGAATATACTCCTGAGTAGACGCCAGACTACCACCCAGAATGACGAGTTCTGGATTTAAGACATTGATTAAGAACGCAATACCACGCCCCAGATTTTCGCCCAGTTTCGCAATGAGTTCAATAGCCAGCACATCGTCGTTCCTGGCGGCCATAATGATGTCTTCCATCGTAATCTGATCGGGGCTTAGACCGTTACGCGTTAGAACGGAGGTAGAGCCCTGTTGTAGTTTTTCGCGAAACATCCGAACCAGCGCCCAGCCCGATGCTTCGGTTTCGAGGCAGCCTTTTTTGCCGCAGTGGCAGATCAGCTCATTGTCGAAAATAGGTACATGACCCAGTTCACCGGCATAGCCCGACTTACCATAATACAGATGCCCATCGATCATGATACCGACGCCAATGCCAAAATCGAGGTTAAGGAACAGAACATTCTTTTCTTTCTCAACGACTCCGGCACAAAATTCGCCATAGGCCATAGCCCGCGAGTCGTTTTCCAGAAATACCCGAATGCCCACCTCCTGCTCGATGATTTCGCTCAATGGCCGTTCTTCAAAGAAGAAAAAACTATAGCTATAGCCCGTTGCGTAGTTGATCCGCCCTGAGAGGTTGATACCGATTCCGCGAATTTTTTCTCTCGAAATAGTGAGGTCGGCAATAAATTCGTTAATGTGCTGGCAGAGCGTATCGAGCGATTCGCGTGTATTATTGAGCGTATAGGGCAGGTTTTCAATTACCTTGATCAGGTTTTTCTGAAGGTCGAGCAGGCCAATATTGATGTGACTCTGCTTTACATCGACCCCGATAAAGAACGCCGATTCGGGAACAACGCCATAGAGGTTCGGCTTTCGGCCACCGCTCGATTCTATTTTACCATAATCCTGAATCAGCCCTTCTTTGATCAGTTCGCCCACCACCGACGTAACTTTAGGCACACTGATGGTTAGCTCTTTGCTTAATTCAGGAATAATTGCATTGCCTACATTGGCGAAGTAACTCAGAATACTCTTTTTAGGATCAGCATTTCTATTGATTACTCTACCATCATTTACTGCCTTGGCCATTGTAACTTGAATACGTTACCCCAAACTTACTAACTTGATTTAATAACTGGGTTTAGGTTTTCGTACTATTTTACGAACTGAGGCCGACCGTTCGGGTCATTAAAAGATAGTCTTCGCTGGTGTAAGATGATTAGACAGACTGTAGTAGCAAAAATCCCGATGGCCTGATCATATCAGTCAGGCCATCGGGAGCAAGTTTTTAATGAACCTAAAATCAAGGATTAACAACCAGATTGTAACTTGTGCTGCTCGATAATCCGGCAGCATTGGTAGCGGTAATAATAATCAAATAGGTACCCGCCTGGGTGGGCGTTCCCATGATTTGGCCATCAACGAATGATAGACCAGCCGGTAAGCCGCTCAACGAATACTGTACGGACTGCCCCAGCGTACTGGCAAACAATGAATTAGGAATCGGATACGAATAAGGCTCGTTACGTCTAATGGTCTGGGTTGAAATAGAATTTGTTGCTAAACGGGCCGAGCCACTACCGATACCTGGTGCATAGTTATAGGTGTATTCT harbors:
- a CDS encoding ROK family protein gives rise to the protein MAKAVNDGRVINRNADPKKSILSYFANVGNAIIPELSKELTISVPKVTSVVGELIKEGLIQDYGKIESSGGRKPNLYGVVPESAFFIGVDVKQSHINIGLLDLQKNLIKVIENLPYTLNNTRESLDTLCQHINEFIADLTISREKIRGIGINLSGRINYATGYSYSFFFFEERPLSEIIEQEVGIRVFLENDSRAMAYGEFCAGVVEKEKNVLFLNLDFGIGVGIMIDGHLYYGKSGYAGELGHVPIFDNELICHCGKKGCLETEASGWALVRMFREKLQQGSTSVLTRNGLSPDQITMEDIIMAARNDDVLAIELIAKLGENLGRGIAFLINVLNPELVILGGSLASTQEYIQLPIKTSLNKYSLSLVNNDTQLKLSKLGEHAGIVGACLLVRDRALSLA